The following DNA comes from Desulfobaculum xiamenense.
TTCGCCATGGCCCTCAAGTTTCCGGCCCGGCAGGCCGAGACCGTGCTCGAAGCCATTGAGGTGCAGGTGGGCCGCACCGGCGTGCTGACGCCTGTGGCCATGCTGCGGCCCGTGGAGGTGGGCGGCGTGGTCGTCTCCCGCGCGACGCTGCACAATGAGGATGAGATTCGCGCCAAGGGGCTGCTGGTGGGTGATACCGTCAAGGTCCAGCGCGCGGGCGACGTCATCCCCGAGGTCGTCGGTCCGGTGGTGGAGAAGCGCACCGGGGAGGAACATCCCTTCGAATTTCCCGAGACCTGCCCCTCGTGCGGGTCACCCGTGGACAGGTTGCCCGGAGAGGTCGCCATCCGGTGCCTCAACGTTTCCTGTCCGTCTGTGCTGCGGCGCAGGATAGCGCATTTCGTGTCCAAGGCCGGGCTGGACATGTCCGGCGTGGGCGTGAAGTTCGTGGAGCAGTTGGTGGACAAGGGCATCGTGAAAAGCCCGTCTGACCTGTTCCGCCTGAACATTTCGGATATCCTGTTCCTTGAGCGCATGGGACCGAAGTCCGCCGCCAACGTCAAGGCCGCCATCGACGCCGCCCGCACCGGCGCAGCGTTGGAGCGCCTTGTCGCGGCCATGGGCATTCGCCACGTGGGCGAGCAGACCGCCCGGACCCTCGGGCGCACCTTCGCGGACCTCGACGCCATAGCCGGGGCCACGCAGGAGGAGCTGACCGCACTGCCCGACATCGGGCCGGAGGTGGCGGGCAGCATCCGCGCCTTCTTCCATAACGCCGACAATCAGCGTCTGGTGCGGGAATTTCGCGAGTTGAAGTTGTGGCCAGAAAACGTGCCTGCGGACACGGCGGGTGAAGAGGCCGAGGGCCCGCTCTCGGGCCGGACCTTCATCTTTACCGGCACGCTGCCCGGCATGTCGCGGCCCGATGCGGCGCGCATGGCCGAGGCCGCTGGCGGCAAGGTGGTCAAGACCATCTCGAAGAACGTGGACTACGTGGTTGTGGGCGAGAAGGCCGGAAGCAAGCTCGCCAAGGCCGAGTCCCTTGGTTTGACGGTCCTCGATCTCGATGGTTTCCTGCGTCTGCTCGACGAGTCGGCCGCTTCGGACGCGGTGGACGCCGCGATGCCCGAATCCGCGCCGATTGCCGCGCAGGCCGATGTGGCGCGTGGCAACGAGGATGTGCCGCTTGAAGCCGAGCCTGTCGCTGAAGCTGTGCCGCCATCCGATGCCGCTGTTGAAGCGCCGGTGGAGCCTTCCGCCGGGGATGCGCCTGCCGTGGCGTCCGCTCCGGATGGGGAACCCGCCGAGGCCGAGTCCAAGGGCAAGGAGACGTCGAAGCCCGGGAAGGGCTCCGGTTCACCGACGCAGTTGAAGCTTTTTTGATTACTGATCACACAGGAACCTTTTCGGAGGAGAACATGAGCACCCCGATTTTCATTACCGAATCCGCCCCCATTTCCGCCGAGGAGAGCACGGGCACCCGGATTATCGTCATGGGCGCCAAGGGGCGCATGGGCTCCACCATTGTGGGCCTTATTCGCAACGATCCTGACGCCGAACTCGCCGCCGTTATCGAACGGCCCGGCAACGAGAGTGGCCTTGAGCTTCTGGGCTGCACCGTGGGGACCGACCTCGCGGAGGTGCTGCCCATGCATCCCGGAGCCGTGGTCATCGACTTCACCGCTCCGCAGGCGAGCCTTGCCAATGCCCGCGCCTGCGCGGCCAACGGCAATCCCATCGTCATCGGCACCACGGGCTTCGCTCCCGAGGAACTGGACGAACTTCGCTCCATCGCGGCGGAAAATCCCACCTTCTGGGCACCGAACATGAGCGTGGGCGTGAACGTGTTGTTGCAGGTGCTGCCCGAACTCGTGAAGAAGCTTGGCCTCGATTACGACATCGAGATGGTGGAGCTGCACCACAACCAGAAGAAGGACGCGCCGAGCGGCACGGCCCTGAAGCTGGCGGAGTGCCTTGCCGATGCCCGCGAGTGGGACCTCAAGGAAGTTGGCACCTACTGCCGCGAAGGCATCATCGGCGCGCGCCCGAAGAAGGAAATCGGCGTGCAGACCATTCGCGGTGGCGATGTGGTGGGTGTGCACACCATGTATTTCATGGGCCCCGGCGAGCGCATCGAGGTGACGCATCAGGCCCATTCGCGCGATACCTTCGCGCAGGGCTCCATCCGCGCCGCCAAGTGGATGACCGGGCGCTCGGCTGGCAAGCTCTACGCCATGGCCGACGTGGTGGCGGGCTAGTCCGTTTCGGAAAATGTTCGCGGGAAAGGGGAGTCGAGAGGCTCTCCTTTCTTTTATGTGTGGGGCTTATCCCACTTTGCCGAGTGGCTTCGGGCCGTGGGTGCCGTTCGTTTTGAATGTGCATTCCAGCGCGTCCTTGCGGAATTCGAAGATGGCGCGAAGCCGTGGGCGCACGATCAGGCTTTCGATGATGTCGCCCAGCCAGCCGAGGGGCAGGGCGTAGTTGACGATGTCCATCATGTGCGTTCCGCCGTTTTTCCGCTCGAAATGGTGCTGATGGTGCCAGAAGCGGTAGGGCCCGAAACGCTGCTCGTCCACGAAGAGTTTTGGCTCTACAACGTGGGTGATCTCAGTGACCCAATCCACGGCTATGCCCGCGAATGGCGTGATGGTGTAGGTGAATATCTGCCCGGGATGGATGGTGCTGGGCGGTGGGCACGTCATGTCGAAGCACAGCCAATCGGGCGTTATGCTCCGCAGATTGGCCGGATTCGAGAAAAACGCCCACGCCTCGTCAATCCCGACGGGCAGCATCTGGTTGCGCACGAGGGTATGCAGCATCGGGCCAGTGTAGCATGGTTCGGCGGATCGTTTCACCCTTTCACACACACCAGCGGGCGCATTCGCGTGACCTTGCTGGCGATGTCCGCTCCGGTGGTGGCGTCGATGACCATGTCGATGTCCTTGTAGGCCTCCGGGGCCTCTTCCGCCGCGCCCTTGTAGGATGACGTGCGGATGTGGATGCCGTGGCGGTGGAGTTTTTCGATGACCTCACGGCCCCGGAAGGAGGCCTTGGCCTTCTTGCGGCTCATGGCGCGGCCCGCGCCGTGGCAGATGGAGCCGAAGGCGTCGTCCATTCCGGTTTGCGTGCCGGTGAGGATGTACGACGCCGTGCCCATGCTGCCGCCGATGAAGGCGGGCTGGCCTGCCTTGGCGTATTCGTGTGGCAGGGAAGGGTGGCCGGGCGGTAGGGCGCGTGTGGCACCCTTGCGGTGCACCAGAAGCCGTCGTTCGCGTCCGTCCACGCGGTGCGTCTCTTCCTTGCAGGTGTTGTGCGAGACGTCGTAGATGAGCGAGAGCCGCGCCTCGGGTAGCACCTCTGCAAAGGCTTCGCGCACGAGGTGGGTGATGATCTGGCGGTTGGCCAGCGCGCAGTTGATGCCGCTTCGCATGGCACCGAGATAGTCCTGCCCCAGTTCCGACGCAGCCGGGGCGCAGGCCAGTTCCCTGTCCGTCACCGGGATGCCGTGGCGCGGCATGGCCTTGAGCATCCGCGCGAGGTAGTCCGTGCCGATCTGGTGCCCCAGCCCGCGCGATCCGCAGTGGATGCACACCACGGCGTCGCCTTCCGCAAGTCCGTAGGCCGTCGCGGCCTTTTCGTCGAAGACCTCCTCCACGTACTGGATTTCAAGATAGTGATTGCCGGAACCGAGGGTGCCCATCTCGTCGCGCTGGCGCTTTTTGGCAGTGTCCGACACTTGGGACGGGTCCGCTCCGGGCATTCTGCCGCCTTCCTCCGTGTGGTCGAGGTCGGCCTGCGTGCCGTAGCCATTGCGGACGGCCCATTTCGCGCCGTCCTTTAGCATGTCGTCGATTTCAGACGTCGAGAGGCGGATGCCGCCCGTGGAGCCGACGCCGCAGGGCACATGTGCGAAAAGGGTATCCGCCAGTTCCTCCTGCACGGTAAGGATGTCGTCCCTGTGCAGGCCCGTGCGCAGGCAGCGCACGCCGCAGGCGATGTCAAAGCCCACGCCGCCCGCGCTGATTACGCCGCCCTCGGCCGGGTCGAAGACGCCGATGCCGCCGATGGGGAAGCCGTAGCCCACGTGGGCGTCCGGCATGGCCAGCGCCGCGCCGCGAATGCCCGGAAGCGAGGCTACGGCGCGCAACTGACGCCCCACGTCGTCCTCCATCTGCCGCAGCAGGTCCGCCGAGGCGAAGATGATGCCCGGCACTCGCATGTCGCCGTATGGTTCGATTTCCCAGCGGAAATCCGTGAGCTGTTTGAATTGCGAGAGCTTCATGGCGCGGGCCTCCTTGGAGCGGTGTTGGACGATGATACCTCACGGGGGCGCGGCGGTGTCCAGCGGAAAAGCGTTGTGGCCCACGCGGCAGATGGACTGCAACGGCGTCAGCGGCGCTTGGCGAAACAGGCTTTCCTTGGCGTCGGGCTTGGGCTATATGCTTGGATGGTTACCCATTCCATCAGAAATCGGAGGAGATCAGATGAATCCGGAAGATATCGCATCCGCGCAAGCCGTGGTCCAGTGGACGGAGTTCTCAGTGAACTGGCTGATGGCGAACGGATTGCGCATTCCCTTTGCCTTGCTCATATTCTATGCCGGACGGTGGATTGCCCGCATTCTGTCGCGTTTTGCCGGGCGTGTGCTGCTGCGGCAGAGTTCCGATGAGTTGCTGGCGAGCTTTGTAAAGGCCATCATCTACTATACCATGCTTGCCGCCGTGGCCATTGCCGCGCTGTCGCATCTGGGCGTGAACGTCACGTCGCTCATTGCTGTGTTCGGCGCTGCCGGTCTGGCCGTAGGCCTCGCCCTCAAGGATTCGCTGTCGAACTTCGCGGCGGGCGTCATGCTTGTCATCTTCAGGCCGTTCAAGGTGGGTGACTACGTGCTTGGCGCGGGAGTGGCCGGAACCGTCGAACGGCTGAGCATCTTCAATACGGAGCTGCGTACGCCGGACAACCAGAAGGTCATCGTGCCGAACTCGATGCTGACCGGCGGAGTCATCACCAACGTGACTGCTAACTCCACCCGGCGCGTGGACCTCGTCTTCGGCATTGGCTACGGGGACGACATCGACAAGGCGCGCGAGGTCATCCTGCGCATCCTTGGTGAGGAAAGCCGCCTTCTGGCCGATCCGGCACCCGTTGTCGCGGTGAACGAACTCGGCGAGTCCAGCGTGAACATCGTGGTGCGTCCGTGGGTGAAGAGCACCGACTACTGGGACGTCTACTGGGCGCTCACCGAGCGCATCAAGAAGGCCT
Coding sequences within:
- a CDS encoding SRPBCC family protein, whose translation is MLHTLVRNQMLPVGIDEAWAFFSNPANLRSITPDWLCFDMTCPPPSTIHPGQIFTYTITPFAGIAVDWVTEITHVVEPKLFVDEQRFGPYRFWHHQHHFERKNGGTHMMDIVNYALPLGWLGDIIESLIVRPRLRAIFEFRKDALECTFKTNGTHGPKPLGKVG
- the dapB gene encoding 4-hydroxy-tetrahydrodipicolinate reductase; translated protein: MSTPIFITESAPISAEESTGTRIIVMGAKGRMGSTIVGLIRNDPDAELAAVIERPGNESGLELLGCTVGTDLAEVLPMHPGAVVIDFTAPQASLANARACAANGNPIVIGTTGFAPEELDELRSIAAENPTFWAPNMSVGVNVLLQVLPELVKKLGLDYDIEMVELHHNQKKDAPSGTALKLAECLADAREWDLKEVGTYCREGIIGARPKKEIGVQTIRGGDVVGVHTMYFMGPGERIEVTHQAHSRDTFAQGSIRAAKWMTGRSAGKLYAMADVVAG
- the ligA gene encoding NAD-dependent DNA ligase LigA, with product MSDLAQARQRVAELRRLLEYHNRRYYVLDDPEIPDSEYDALFRELKDLEKLHPELDDPNSPSRRVGGAPAPGFVQRDHRRPMYSLDNVFNTDEWAEFALRVRKGLETEESIAFWADPKLDGLACEVVYENGAFTLALTRGDGVRGEVVTDNMRTVRNLPLTLDVSDTPELLEVRGEVVMLKKDFQNLNRQQEEDGGKPFANPRNAAAGSLRLLDSRITASRRLSFIAYGVGEARFASGSLPWSTHGGMMNYLAAAGFTVPPQAQVCANAAEVAAYYERLGEQRDDLPVEIDGVVAKVDDLAAQEALGFTGRAPRFAMALKFPARQAETVLEAIEVQVGRTGVLTPVAMLRPVEVGGVVVSRATLHNEDEIRAKGLLVGDTVKVQRAGDVIPEVVGPVVEKRTGEEHPFEFPETCPSCGSPVDRLPGEVAIRCLNVSCPSVLRRRIAHFVSKAGLDMSGVGVKFVEQLVDKGIVKSPSDLFRLNISDILFLERMGPKSAANVKAAIDAARTGAALERLVAAMGIRHVGEQTARTLGRTFADLDAIAGATQEELTALPDIGPEVAGSIRAFFHNADNQRLVREFRELKLWPENVPADTAGEEAEGPLSGRTFIFTGTLPGMSRPDAARMAEAAGGKVVKTISKNVDYVVVGEKAGSKLAKAESLGLTVLDLDGFLRLLDESAASDAVDAAMPESAPIAAQADVARGNEDVPLEAEPVAEAVPPSDAAVEAPVEPSAGDAPAVASAPDGEPAEAESKGKETSKPGKGSGSPTQLKLF
- a CDS encoding mechanosensitive ion channel family protein, which encodes MNPEDIASAQAVVQWTEFSVNWLMANGLRIPFALLIFYAGRWIARILSRFAGRVLLRQSSDELLASFVKAIIYYTMLAAVAIAALSHLGVNVTSLIAVFGAAGLAVGLALKDSLSNFAAGVMLVIFRPFKVGDYVLGAGVAGTVERLSIFNTELRTPDNQKVIVPNSMLTGGVITNVTANSTRRVDLVFGIGYGDDIDKAREVILRILGEESRLLADPAPVVAVNELGESSVNIVVRPWVKSTDYWDVYWALTERIKKAFDAEGISIPFPQRDVHIVAGAQG
- a CDS encoding RtcB family protein; translated protein: MKLSQFKQLTDFRWEIEPYGDMRVPGIIFASADLLRQMEDDVGRQLRAVASLPGIRGAALAMPDAHVGYGFPIGGIGVFDPAEGGVISAGGVGFDIACGVRCLRTGLHRDDILTVQEELADTLFAHVPCGVGSTGGIRLSTSEIDDMLKDGAKWAVRNGYGTQADLDHTEEGGRMPGADPSQVSDTAKKRQRDEMGTLGSGNHYLEIQYVEEVFDEKAATAYGLAEGDAVVCIHCGSRGLGHQIGTDYLARMLKAMPRHGIPVTDRELACAPAASELGQDYLGAMRSGINCALANRQIITHLVREAFAEVLPEARLSLIYDVSHNTCKEETHRVDGRERRLLVHRKGATRALPPGHPSLPHEYAKAGQPAFIGGSMGTASYILTGTQTGMDDAFGSICHGAGRAMSRKKAKASFRGREVIEKLHRHGIHIRTSSYKGAAEEAPEAYKDIDMVIDATTGADIASKVTRMRPLVCVKG